Within the Debaryomyces hansenii CBS767 chromosome E complete sequence genome, the region ATACATGTTTAAGACTGTCCAATATATGCATAAATTTCTAGTACAAAAATACAAACGATGAATCATAAGCGAATAATGATTGGACaaaatttagaattattcaCTTAAAGGTATTTAAAGGGATGGATTTTTCATAAATAAGAATCATTTTTTAATCATTAGATCTAATATGCCttcaaaaaaatataaaattatagATTCACATGttcatttatttgcaaAACGAAACTTTAAactattgaaatttgatgaagCCCACCCATTGCATTCAGATTTTCGTCTAGATGAATacttaaaatattcaatgaatGAAGAGTTCCAAATTGATGGATTGGTTTTTATTGAGACTGACCCAATTGctgatttatcaaaggCACTTGAAGGGTGTGAATACCCCATTCAAGAATATCTTTATGTAGCTAGAAATATTACTGGAAACTTACTACCAGACGAAGGGGAAACGTCAGAGTTAAAACAGAATTTTATTAAGGCAATTGTACCATGGGCTCCAATGCCTTTGGGAAAGAGCCTGGTAAGTAGTTATGTTGAAATGTTAAAGAGTAGATCTCTGActgatgaatttaatttggtGAAAGGTTTCCGGTATTTAGTTCAGGATAAACTCCCAAATACTATGCTACAGAGAGATTTTGTTGAATCTTTAAAATGGTtggatgataataatttcatatttgaCTGGGGTATCGATTTGAGATGTGGTGGTTTATGGCAATTTGAAGAAACTATTGAAGTTCTCAAGCAAGTTcctaatttaaaatatgtTATTAACCATTTGACAAAGCCAAACTTGAGTATTGACCCAAcaaagattgaagaaaacgACGAGTTTCTTCAATggaaaaattatatgaaacaAATCTTTGTCAATTCTCCGAACTCTTATATGAAATTATCCGGAGGCTTTTCAGAGTTACCGTctgaaataattgaaaataggGATAAATGTGCTGAATATATCTATCCTTGGTTCAAAGTTTGTTTTGATCTTTGGAATGTCGATAGAACAATATGGGCAAGTAATTGGCCTGTTTGCACTCTTACTGCCGGTGAAGACTTGACATCAAAGTGGTTTGAAGTTACCGAAAtgttatttgataaaattgaattaaatgaagaatcGAGGAAGAAAATCTATGGTactaattatttaaaagCGTATAATCTTATATAACTATTTATGCACTGTCATCATTGTAAATTGACAAAGAGACCGCCATCAACCAATAATTGCGCACCGTTTacatattttgaaagatcaCTCGCCAAGAAGACTGAAGGACCTGCCATATCTTCAGGTTCGCCTAGTCTTGTTAAAGGAATACGGTTTTCcatatatttctttttttcatcattacTTAAATCTTCACCATTTAAGGCTGTTTTAATGGTCCCAGGCAAGAGCGCATTACATCTAATACCGTATGGTCCTAATGCACAAGCAGTAGATTGgataatagataatattCCAGCTTTCGTTGGAGTATAATGTGCCTGATAGGCGCCCCCAACTAAAGCTGAAATACTACtgattccaataatacTGCCTCCCTTTCCTTGTTTTTTCATCTGTTTAGCAGCAGCTTGGATAGAAAAAAATGCTCCATTTAGATTTATGTCGATCGTTTTATAATATGTCTCAGGTTCAATCTCCGTAAATTCTTTAAACTCACATATTCCAGCATTCGATACAAAAACATTGATTTCATGAAATTTCTCAACTGTTCTGacaattaattcttcacAATTTTCGGGCTTCGATATATCTCCAGCAACACctaaaaatttatcttcacCAATTTCCTCTTGTAAGGATTTAACTAGCTCCAGTTGATTTGGTAAGTGGTTAACAACAACGTTAGCCCCATTTTTCGCCATACCAATCGCAATAGCACGACCAATCCCAGTCACTCCGCCTGTTATAGCTACAGTTTTTCCCTCTAATAAGCCATACATATTTACTGCTTAGTTCTAATACTGTAGATGGCGATTTGATTCTTACTTATAGTCGATATGCAAAATGCTAATAGTTTATGCGATCGGACTTCGGATCATTTCCTAAATCGGAATAGAATATTCACAATGTTCATACGAACGAATAGTCTCACTTCCAATATCCTTATTAGCTCTTAGTAGTAGCTACATTATTacttattaatttcattaatagcTTGTAACGTGTATTAGATATTATAGACTAACTGCATAAATTTATAGATTGCTTACTATCTACTTAGCTGTTCCATTGGCCTTACCATTAGAATATCCATTTTTATGTCCATTTGCATTTCCATCAGCCAATTTTAATGGTTTCTCTGGTGCAGGAGATAATAAGAAGTCAGCATCAATCAATTCTATTTTTGGATTCAACGTTAATCCAAAACCTGGCTTATCGAATGTAGAAACATCAAGATATCCGTTTACTGGAACTGGTTCATCAGTAAATAATCCGCCAAATACTGGCAAAACAGATGTAGAGTCAGGAGAGTTCGCCAAATATTCCTGGAATGGAGTATTTTGCTGAGAAACAACAAAATGATATGAGTATGGACCAGATGCATGTGGTACAACTGGAATATCATAAGCAGCAGCTTGGGCAGCGACTTTAAGAATTTCAGTTAATCCCCCAACCCACATAACGTCAGGTTGCAAAATATCGATATTACGGCCTTCAATCAACTTTCTAAAGCCATATCTAGTATATTCATGTTCACCAGTAGTCCATTTAATTCTAGGAAAAGCTCTCTTTAACTGGGCATAACCTTCGATATCGTCTGGGTGTAATACTTCTTCAAACCAgttaatattcaaatcttcaGTCGCCTTGGCCAAATCAATTGCATACAGAACATTCAAAGACATATAACAGTCAACCATCAATGGAAAGTCTGGGCCAACCTTCTCGCGATGATCCCTTAAGAACTTAACGTTCTTTTGTAACCCTTTGTGACCTTCATCTGGCCCGTATGGCAAAGCAACTTTACCACCCCAGAATCCCATTTCTTTTGCGGCTTCTGGTTTCGAACCAGTACAGTAGAATTCTAATTTGTCTCTAGTAGCACCtccaattaatttataaacCGGTTCATTTCTGATCTTCCCCATCAAATCCCAAAGAGCTAAATCAATAACACTAATAACGGCAATTGTGATACCTTTACGTCCATAAAACATAGAAGCCCTAAACATTTTATCCcacaaaatattaatatccCTTGGATCAGCCTCTTCTAAGAATCTTAAGAAATGATTCTGAACCATCCAACATGCTGGTGGGCCACCAAAACCTGTAGCAAACCCACGGGTACCATCTGTAGCCTCAATTTCTACGCAAAATGAACCCAAGACATTAATACCCCAGCTAACTCTTGAAGAGCGATATTCCGGAAATTTTGACATAGGATTTGATATggaattatcaattaaccAATGACCTCTCTCAACATTGTGGTAATCACCGCCAATTCCTTTTCCATTTAAAATGTAGGTCTTGACAGATTTGATTTTTGGAAATTCTTTAACAGACATCTTTATTTCGTATTCTTTTCTTAACTTTCTTCGGTTATACCATCATGAAAAACAATTCCTAGAATGGCTGTTGTAAGATTTAAATAGTCAGATATGTTCGAATAGCTCCCCcacaaaaaaaaaatgttCGTATGATTATTCTTCCGGATATAACCCACCATGTATTATTGCCACTTAGTGCTTATAGTTTATTCTCTTGAAGTCTCACATGGAATGCTTTAAACTTGTGAAAATAGTCTTTGTTAatacatttttcaatgtatTTGAATCGTTCCAATTTGATTCTCAAAAtcaagtatattttattttcattctaCATTCTGAAGTCGTATTAATATTAGTGCGATTATTCAACCatataatttcaataaattcaagcTCGTGTTAATATTATTGgcatcattattatcattgtacaattaatgaaatatgGTAATAGCAAGAATGATTTTGGACGCTTCGTTAACTGGATACGTCGATATTCTTTGATGCAATGAgtgaattcttcttctataattatttgtattCCTGTTTGCTTATCTTCAGGTAAACATATAAACATCTACAATTTCTCTAAACTATATCTAAATTAGTCATAAAGTGATCTAAATAACGTTTTGATATACCTCTATTTACTgatcttctttaattcaacCATAACGTCTTGTTTTAAAACTGTCTGATCCAATCCAGCttccttcaatttcttaaGTGAAAACCCAACATGTTCACCAAATCCCAAATGAGCAAAAGCGAAAGCAATGTAAGCCCAGACATTTGCAGAATCCTCGTTATAAAAAGTTGATAACTTAAGGTACCAAAGAGCTCTGATGGCTTGGGAAAATTCCCCTTTAGAAAGTGCTTGttcgatttcttcaaaagcCGTTGCTACCTCATTTTGACGTCCGTTAATAGTAGCCTTTGTAGTTGCTTCTTCGAACGAAGTATCAAACGAACAAGGTGCTTTCTTGTTAGGAGCTATCTTTTTACCTACTGGCAATGGATCAGGCCTAGCCTTAACAGGGCCTGGAACACcttgatttatttgagCTTTAAAACTTTCTGGAACAGTAGACATAACAATACACCTAGATAATAACttataattgatttatgaattaaattccaataatttcGTTGATGAACCTTTGATGGCGTCgtatttttcaatgaatttCGACTGAGAAAAAAACAGATTTTGTGTTCAGTGTCAAAAGATAGCAATTTTTTTGCGTGGTGAATCATCCTTCACTTGGTTAATTATGAATGATGACGCTCTTTGGTTTAGAAACATCTTTTCTAGTAacaaaaaacaaaaatttgGAACGCAGTAGTCAAGAGacataattatatatttatgcTTTAATGATGTTTCGAAATCAAGTTATTATGTTACAAAgattttattcaattcttccGCATAAGttatttgtattaattTGATCCAAATTCAGtttaattataaatagaaattatattaaagaatcaAGTATTTATTGCAAGCAATCTGGCTAAAAATCcaatttaatcaataaaaagGTTCAACataaaatcttgaataacCAAAATGCTGCAATGGgtgaatgaaaatatagtcttcaaatttaatgCTCATAATCCGCATTCAAAACATCCGATCAAGCAATGTGATCTGCGACCACCTTTTCTCCAGTAGACTCCGAACGAGATGAATGTTCATCATGCGCAGAATCCATCTTCCCGtgtatttcattatctgaAACGAGTGGTACGTGTGGTTGCCACGAAGCAGACTTCCAAGCTGGAACATGCTCGTCCCACATTTGaccaatttcttccaatCTTTTACCCTTAGTTTCAGggaaaaagaagaaaacatGAAGAAACATACATGCACAGAAAGTAGCAAAAATCATGTATGTTTTCCAAGTAATAGTACTGAAAGCGTGCGGAGTGAACATTGCAATTGCGAAATTAAAAATCCAATTACCAGCAGTTGCAACACACGCACCTCTTTGTCTTGAGGCACTATCACCCCAGACTTCAGCACAGTAAACCCAGATACCAACACCCCAAGTAGACGCAAATGAAACAACGAATAAGTAACAACATGCAATAACAGCCTTGGCGGCAGGAGATTCATCTTCTGGGATACTGATTTTAACGGTATTATTACCCCCAAAAATATCGGTGGGTTCAGCATAAGTGGCAAGCAAGCCCCCTATAGCAAATTGCCAGGCCATCATGAGCGCAGCTCCAGTTAACAACACTGGTCTCCTACCGACCTTATCCATTAAGTACAATGCAGGAATAGTCATGGCAAAATTGATAcaatattgaattgaagAGGCAACCAAATTTGCATCACCATGATAACCAGCCATTTCGAAAACATAgacaatataatacattAAGGTGTTCATACCTGTTAATTGTTGCCAAATTTGAGCAAATATTGCCGTTACAGTTCTAAGAAGATActtctttttgaataaatcaatataagTAAAAGACTTAACTTTGTCTAACGTCAGAATCTGGTCTCTAATTTCAGCCATTTCAATTAATACTTCAGGGTCTTCTCTGTTACCTTTAGCTTGGACTCTAGCGACAATGTCCTCCGCCTCTTCCCAGTAGTTCTGTTTGGCTAACCATCTAGGTGATTCTGGAATAAAGAAACATCCAAGTATTAAGATCAATCCTGGGATAATTTGCAAACCCCACGCAGTTCTGAATGAGCCGACGGCTTGGATTTTACCTAACCCGTAACAGATATAGAACATAATCAAAATACCTAAGGTAACTGAAAGTTGGAAAAGACCACCAATTAACCCTCTAATTTTTCTAGGTGCCAACTCTGATCCATACACGGGTGCCACAGATGAGCCGAAACCAATTCCAAAACCAGAAATAAAACGACCAATAATTAACTGGGCGACATTCTGTGATGAAGATTGAATTGCAGCCCCAACAGACCAAAAGAATCCACAAAGCAACAATGAAGCTCTTCTACCAAATGGCTCTGAACAAAATGCCGATGCAAGAGACCCAAAGAATGACCCAAGAGACATAGCA harbors:
- a CDS encoding DEHA2E01078p (similar to uniprot|Q8X0J2 Neurospora crassa B11H24 Hypothetical protein B11H24.110), translating into MPSKKYKIIDSHVHLFAKRNFKLLKFDEAHPLHSDFRLDEYLKYSMNEEFQIDGLVFIETDPIADLSKALEGCEYPIQEYLYVARNITGNLLPDEGETSELKQNFIKAIVPWAPMPLGKSSVSSYVEMLKSRSSTDEFNLVKGFRYLVQDKLPNTMLQRDFVESLKWLDDNNFIFDWGIDLRCGGLWQFEETIEVLKQVPNLKYVINHLTKPNLSIDPTKIEENDEFLQWKNYMKQIFVNSPNSYMKLSGGFSELPSEIIENRDKCAEYIYPWFKVCFDLWNVDRTIWASNWPVCTLTAGEDLTSKWFEVTEMLFDKIELNEESRKKIYGTNYLKAYNLI
- a CDS encoding DEHA2E01100p (similar to uniprot|Q5KLC5 Cryptococcus neoformans var CNB05760 Glucose 1-dehydrogenase putative), yielding MYGLLEGKTVAITGGVTGIGRAIAIGMAKNGANVVVNHLPNQSELVKSLQEEIGEDKFLGVAGDISKPENCEELIVRTVEKFHEINVFVSNAGICEFKEFTEIEPETYYKTIDINLNGAFFSIQAAAKQMKKQGKGGSIIGISSISALVGGAYQAHYTPTKAGILSIIQSTACALGPYGIRCNALLPGTIKTALNGEDLSNDEKKKYMENRIPLTRLGEPEDMAGPSVFLASDLSKYVNGAQLLVDGGLFVNLQ
- a CDS encoding DEHA2E01122p (similar to uniprot|Q7S2U1 Neurospora crassa NCU09034 Hypothetical protein), whose amino-acid sequence is MSVKEFPKIKSVKTYILNGKGIGGDYHNVERGHWLIDNSISNPMSKFPEYRSSRVSWGINVLGSFCVEIEATDGTRGFATGFGGPPACWMVQNHFLRFLEEADPRDINILWDKMFRASMFYGRKGITIAVISVIDLALWDLMGKIRNEPVYKLIGGATRDKLEFYCTGSKPEAAKEMGFWGGKVALPYGPDEGHKGLQKNVKFLRDHREKVGPDFPLMVDCYMSLNVSYAIDLAKATEDLNINWFEEVLHPDDIEGYAQLKRAFPRIKWTTGEHEYTRYGFRKLIEGRNIDILQPDVMWVGGLTEILKVAAQAAAYDIPVVPHASGPYSYHFVVSQQNTPFQEYLANSPDSTSVLPVFGGLFTDEPVPVNGYLDVSTFDKPGFGLTLNPKIELIDADFLLSPAPEKPLKLADGNANGHKNGYSNGKANGTAK
- a CDS encoding DEHA2E01144p (no similarity), which gives rise to MSTVPESFKAQINQGVPGPVKARPDPLPVGKKIAPNKKAPCSFDTSFEEATTKATINGRQNEVATAFEEIEQALSKGEFSQAIRALWYLKLSTFYNEDSANVWAYIAFAFAHLGFGEHVGFSLKKLKEAGLDQTVLKQDVMVELKKISK
- a CDS encoding DEHA2E01166p (similar to uniprot|O74713 Candida albicans HGT1 High- affinity glucose transporter); this encodes MGYEEKLVAPALKLRLFLDKLPNIYNIYVIATISCISGLMFGIDISSMSAFLSNDAYLKYFGTPEPDMQGFITAAMSLGSFFGSLASAFCSEPFGRRASLLLCGFFWSVGAAIQSSSQNVAQLIIGRFISGFGIGFGSSVAPVYGSELAPRKIRGLIGGLFQLSVTLGILIMFYICYGLGKIQAVGSFRTAWGLQIIPGLILILGCFFIPESPRWLAKQNYWEEAEDIVARVQAKGNREDPEVLIEMAEIRDQISTLDKVKSFTYIDLFKKKYLLRTVTAIFAQIWQQLTGMNTLMYYIVYVFEMAGYHGDANLVASSIQYCINFAMTIPALYLMDKVGRRPVLLTGAALMMAWQFAIGGLLATYAEPTDIFGGNNTVKISIPEDESPAAKAVIACCYLFVVSFASTWGVGIWVYCAEVWGDSASRQRGACVATAGNWIFNFAIAMFTPHAFSTITWKTYMIFATFCACMFLHVFFFFPETKGKRLEEIGQMWDEHVPAWKSASWQPHVPLVSDNEIHGKMDSAHDEHSSRSESTGEKVVADHIA